Genomic DNA from Jejubacter calystegiae:
TAGAGCCAGAGCGCCCAACTGGAAGAATCATTGGTCAGCCGGGTCAGCAACGCCATGCCGATCGATGCCAGCAGCGTTCCCAGTAAGGGGAAGATGCGATAGCGGCCGGTACGGCTGATAATGCGACCGCTCAGGGCCGAGGTCACCAGCAGTCCGCCCATCAGCGGCAGCAGCTGCAGCCCCGCCTCGGTCGGCGTTGAGCCTTTCACCACCTGCAGCCAGAGCGGCAGGAAGGTTACTGAACCGAATAGCGACATCCCGATGATAAAACCCACCAGACTGCACACTGCAAAGCTGCGATTACGAAACAGCGCTAGCGGAATAATCGGCTCTTTCGCCAGCCTCTCCTCATAGATAAATCCGGCAATCCCCACCAACCCGAAGGCCAGAATGCACCACAAGCGCGGCTCATCCCAGCCGTAGACGCTGCCCCCTTCGCTGGTGAACAGGATAATGCTAAGCAGCGCCAGGCTGAGCCAGAAGGCGCCCAGATAGTCGATCTCATGACGTGCCCGACGTTCGCCCCCCTGAAAAACGGCGCCGATCACGACCAATGCAAACAGCCCAAGCGGCAGGTTGATATAGAAGATCCAGCGCCAGGAAGCGTGCTGGACGATAAAGCCGCCCAGCAGTGGCCCCACAACGGTTGCCAGACCGAATACGCCACCAAACAACCCCTGGTAGCGACCGCGACTGGCGGGCGGCACCACATCCGCCACCGCCGCCATGCTGACCACCATCAGACCGCCGCCGCCCAGCCCCTGCAGGGCGCGCATCAACACCAGTTGGGTCATATTCTGCGCCAGACCGCACAGTACCGAGCCCAGCAGAAACAGCGCAATCGCAATCTGCAACACCCGCTTGCGACCGAACAGATCGCCAAACTTGCCGTACAGCGGCACCACAATGGTGGAAGAGAGAATATAGGCGGTCACCACCCAGGAGAGCTTATCCAGCCCACCCAGCTCACCAACAATGGTCGGCAGCGCGGTAGAGACAATGGTCTGATCCAGGGCGGACAGCAGCATCACCAGCAGCAGCGCGCTGAACAGCAAGCGGATCGAAGGTGCGCCGCCGGTCGCCTTACCTTGCCGGTGCGTTATACTTTGTGCGCTCATAACCCTAACTCATTTGAAATTAATTAACCGAATAATTAATATTCAGATAATGATGTCGCGGAGTCAATGGATACCGTTATTATGACAGCACTGAAAGTCAACGCGACGGCCGCAGGTCGTCGGCCAGGGCGCCCCAGGGGCCAGACCAAAAGTCACGATCGCCGGGAGCATCTGCTCGATATCGCCCTGAATCTGTTTGCCCGCCGGGGCATAGCGGAAACCTCGCTGAACGCCATTGCGAAAGAGGCCAGTGTCACTCCGGCGGTGCTTCACTACTACTTCAACACCCGCGAACAACTGCTGGATGTGATGATAGAGGAGCGTTTTTTACCGCTGCGCAGTGATATCGCCGCCGTCTTTACTGCGCATGCTAACGCCCCCCGGGAAGCCATCCGCGCGCTGGTTCATAAGATCGCCGATGCGGCCCGGCGTCATCCCTGGTTCGCACCGCTGTGGCTCCAGGAAGTCACCAGCGATGCCGGAGTGCTGCGTCAGCAGATGTACGCCCGTCACGGCAGCGCCGAGCGACAGATGGCGCTGGATACCCTGCGCCGCTGGCAGGATGAAGGCAAACTGCACCGCGATCTTGAACCCGCCCTGGTGTTCACTTCGTTGCTCAGCCTGATTCTGGTGCCGCTGGCTGCCCAGAGCCGCCCCGCCCAGCCCGCGCTATCGGCGGAGGTTATCGAACGTCATGCCCTGATCCTGCTGGAATACGGTCTGAACGCCTGACCCGGACTATACTTAGTTCGGGCCTGCCCCACCGGCCCGACCAATCCCTTTAATCCGGAGAAAAACCTATGAAGTATGTCGACGGTTTTGTCGTCGCCGTACCCGCCGCAAATAAAGAAGCCTATCGGGAGATGGCTGCCAAAGCCGCCCCGATCTTTAAGGAGTTTGGCGCTCTGCGCGTTGTGGAATGCTGGGCCGATGACGTGCCGGACGGCAATGTCACCGACTTTCGCATGGCGGTGCAGGCGCAGGAGGATGAAGAGGTGGTGTTCAGCTGGATTGAGTACCCTTCCCAGGAAGTTCGCGATGCGGCGAACCAGAAACTCATGAGCGATCCACGCATGAAAGCGCTGGGCGATGAAATGCCCTTTGACGGAAAACGCATGATCTTTGGCGGCTTTGTTCCCATTCTTGATGAATAGCTCCCAGGCGCGACCGATTTTCCCCCGGCGCGCCTTTCGTTTTTCCGCAGTGTAACCGTTATCACACACCAATGACTCTGCCATCATCGCACGGGTATCTCCGATGCCAGGCCATGATAATAGGCTTGTTCTAATCATGGATATTAATCTGAGGCAAACCACATACCACCTTATGTTTTATCGGGTTAACTATGCGGCTGAAAGTAGTCACCCAGGTTGATTCTTAAAGACTCATGTTTATCGGTATGTCAGACAATGAGAAATTTAATAAAAGTGTGAATCAGGTTACATTCAATTACAGTGGAAACGCTTACATTAGCCTCTGAATATCTGGTTGCCGTAGGAATAAAAGTCATGGCTAACATTGAACAAGGTTTAGGCCTTCTCGACATGGTGGTATTCGCAGTCTACGTTGCGATTATCATCGGCGTCGGCCTCTGGGTTTCCAGAGACAAAAAAGGCAAGCAAAAGAGTACCGAAGACTACTTCCTGGCGGGTAAATCCCTGCCGTGGTGGGCCGTCGGCGCATCGCTTATCGCCGCGAACATCTCCGCCGAGCAGTTTATCGGCATGTCCGGTTCCGGTTTCTCCATCGGCCTGGCTATCGCCTCCTACGAGTGGATGGCAGCGCTGACGCTGATTATTGTCGGCAAATACTTCCTGCCGGTGTTCATCGAAAAAGGGATCTACACCATCCCGGAATTCGTTGAGAAGCGCTTTAACAAGAACCTGAAGACCATCCTGGCTATCTTCTGGATCGCCCTGTACATCTTCGTTAACCTGACCTCCGTCCTCTACCTCGGCGGCCTGGCGCTGGAGACCATCCTCGGTATTCCGCTGATGTACTCCATCATTGGTCTGGCGCTGTTCGCCCTGGTCTACTCCATCTATGGCGGTCTTTCGGCGGTGGTCTGGACCGACGTAATCCAGGTCTTCTTCCTGGTCCTGGGCGGCCTGCTGACCACCTGGCTGGCGGTGCACTTCATCGGCGGCGACGAAGGCTGGTTCAGCGGTATCGCCAAAATGTACGAAGCAGCGCCGGGTCACTTCGAGATGATCCTCGATCAGAGCAACCCGCAGTACATGAACCTGCCGGGCATTGCGGTGCTGATCGGCGGTCTGTGGGTGGCGAACCTCTACTACTGGGGCTTCAACCAGTACATCATTCAGCGTACCCTGGCGGCGAAATCAGTGCCGGAAGCGCAGAAAGGTATTCTGTTTGCCGCATTCCTGAAGATGATTGTGCCGTTCCTGGTGGTGATTCCGGGTATTGCAGCCTACGTGATTACCTCTTCGCCGGAGCTGATGGCTAATATGGGCAGCATTGCGGGCCACAATATGCCGACCGCCGCCCATGCGGACAAAGCCTATCCGTGGCTGACCCAGTTCCTGCCGGCTGGTCTGAAAGGCGTGGTATTCGCAGCGCTGACGGCGGCTATCGTCTCTTCGCTGGCGTCGATGCTGAACTCCACCGCCACCATCTTCACCATGGATATCTATAAAGAGTACATCGACCCGAAAGCGGGCGATCACAAACTGGTCAACGTGGGCCGCGTCACTGCCGTTGTTGCGCTGATCGTCGCCTGTCTGGTAGCACCGTTGCTGGGTAACATTGGCCAGGCGTTCCAGTACATTCAGGAGTACACCGGTCTGGTGAGCCCGGGCATTCTGGCGGTCTTCCTGCTGGGTCTGTTCTGGAAGAAAACCACCAGCAAAGGGGCGATTCTGGGCGTGGTGCTCTCCATCCCGTTCGCGCTGTTCCTGAAGTTTATGCCGCTGAACATGCCGTTTATGGACCAGATGCTCTATACGCTGCTGTTTACCCTGGTGGTGATTGCGCTGACCAGCCTGAGTACCTCTGAAGCCGACGACGACGAAAAAGGGATTGTGCTGACCGCCAAAACCTTCCACACCGAGCGGAGCTTCAACATTGCCGCTTACGCCATCGTCATCGCGCTGGCGGTAATCTACGCCCTGTTCTGGTAATCTGCCTGCAGGACGTCCGGCCCCGCACTGTGACAGGTGCGGGGCCTTTTTTATTCAGGAGTGTGTGTCGTCATGACGGAAGAACTGCTACCCAACATCGTCGCCTTTTTGCAGCCCATCAAGCCCTTTAATCAGCTTCCCGTGCCGGTGCTGCATCGGGTCGCAGAGCAGATGGCGATTCTCTATCTGGGCCAGGGCGAAACCCTGGATAAACCGACTGACGGCACCGGCTATCTCTACATTATTCGCACCGGCGCCATCGAACAGCGCCACCCCGACGGCAGCCTGCGGGCCCGGCTGGGGGATGAAGATATCTTTGGTTTCGGGCTGCTGCATGAATCCTGGCAGCAGCCCGCACCGGACTACAGCGTACAGGCCATCGACAACACCCTGATCTATCGTATCGGCTATCAGGCGCTGCTCGACGCCATCGCCGACTATCCAGAAGTGGTGTCCCAACTGGCGCTCAGCGCCTGGAGCCGAATGGAATCCTCGCTGAATGTGCGCTGGTCCGATCAGGAAAAAGGGCTGTTCTTCCGGCCGGTGGGGGATGTGGCTAACCGCAATATCGCCGTCGTCACACCCCAGACCCCCATCCAGGAAGTGGCGCGAATAATGCGCGACCAGGTCCGTACCTCCTGCGCCTTTGTGGTGGATGAAAACCGCACGCTGATTGGCATGATGACCGACAAGGACATGACCAAACGGGTGGTGGCCCGCGGCCACGATATTCGCCAGCCCATCGCCAGCGTAATGACCGACCAGTTGCATACCGTCTATCAGGACGAACTGGCGATTCGCGCCACCGGCCTGATGATGCAATACAACATTCAGAACATCCCGGTCATCGACCGTCAGCACCACGTCGTGGGGCTGGTCACGCCCCAGCAACTGGTGCAGAAAAACAGCGTGCAGGCGATATTTCTGATCGACCAGATTAGCCGGGCCCATAGCAGCGCGGAGCTCCAGGCGCTAACCCCTACCCGCCAGGCGATTTTCGAAGCGCTGGTGGACGGTAACGTCTCTCCTACGGTTATCGCCCAGGTGCTGACCATGATCTACGACGCCTTTACCCGGCGCCTGACCGAACTGGCTATCAGCTACCTTGGGGAGCCGCCCTGCGCCTGGTCCTGGATGGCGGCGGGCTCCCACGCCCGGGGCGAAGTGCACCTCTCTTCCGATCAGGACAACGCCCTGCTGCTGGACGACGGCGCCACTGACAGCGATCGCCACTACTTCAACCACTTTGCGATGTACGTCTGCAAGGGGCTCGCCGACTGCGGTTATACCCTCTGTTCCGGTCGCTTTATGGCGGTCACACCCACCTGGTGCCAGCGTCTGACGGTGTGGCAGAACTACTACCGCAAATGGGCCACCAACCCGGAATACGAATGGCTGCTCAATCTGAATGTGTTTATCGAAATCCGCCACGTGGCGGGCGACGGCGGGCTGTTCCGGCAGCTTGATGACTATCGCCACCAGCAAATCAGCCGTAACGTTAAGCTACTGGCGGCGCTGTTGCGTAACGCCCTGAGGGTGCGGCCACCGCTGGGCATCTTCCATAAACTGGTGCTGGAAAAAGACGGCGACAACAAGAAGGTACTCAATATCAAGCGCGCCGCCATCCACTGTCTGGTGGATCTGGTGCGTATCTACGCCCTGCATGCGGATATTGAAACGCTGAATACCGAGGATCGCATCCTGCAACTGGAGGATCGCCAGGCGCTAAACGAAGCGTCTGTCCAGGATATGCTCGGCACCTGGCGCTACGCGACCCAGTTGCGCTACCTGCATCAGCGTCTGGCCCTGAGCCGCGGCGAACCGCCTGACAACATGCTGGATCCCGCCCGCTTCGGCAGTTTCGAGCGCCAGCACCTGAAAGACGCCTTTAGCATCGTTTCCGGCTTCCAGGAGGCCGCAAAAATGAAGTTCGGAGGCTGATGTGAACTGGTTTACGGCAAAGGATCCGCTAAAAAAGCTGGAACAGCAGCGGCAGGCGCTTGACCCCGTTCAGGCCGGATGGCCGGAGGGGATACAGGCCATTCTCCGGACGCCGCTGCCGTCGGCAGAGACGGATATTCGCCAGCTGCCGCTGTTGGTTTTTGACTTCGAAACCAGCGGCCTGAACGCCGAAAGGGATCGTATTGTCAGCATGGGCTGGGTGGAGGTGCATCAGGGCATCATCGCGCTGGAAAGCGCCCGTCATCTGCTGTTACAGGCATCGACCGATACCGACGGCAGCGCCGTCGCCCTGCACCATATCGTGCCGGAAATGCAGCAACATGGCGTCAGCGAAGCGGCAGCCTTTGATAAGCTCTGGTCGGCAATGGCGGGCAAAGTGCTGGTGGTTCACGGGGCGGTGATGGAGCGCGAATTTACCCGTCAGTACCTGCGGCGCAACGCGCTACCGGAACTGCCGCTGGTGTGGCTGGATACGTTGAAGATAGAACAGGCCTTCCCAGCGGCCAGCGAGCGCGGCGCCGTTAGCTGGCGCCTTTCCGATCTGCGCCGCCGCTACCGGCTGCCGGAATATCCGGCTCATCACGCCCTGAGCGACGCTATCGCCACCGCAGAACTGCTTCTGGCTCAGCGATTCCGTCTGTTTCGTCAGCAGCCAGCACCGCTGGGGGAATGGGTTAAGGCATCGCGCCCGTAAAGGGAAAAGAGATGTTCATGAAGAGGGAGAAAAGAGCATTGCCGTTCAGGCGCTCACTCTGACGGCGTACCATCCTCTTCGTCATCCAGCATCTCTTCGATAAAACGCCGCTGATCGGGATCCAACCCCATACGATCCATCCTGTTGCGGATCTGCCTGTGCCCTTCCGTTTCCGACTCCCCGGAATCCGGCGGTTGCTGCTTCCCCTGTGCTGTCATCAGTATACCCATATCAGAAAAAGGGTGAGCCAGAAGAGCGCTCCCAGCAGGAAGACCAGCAGCCATGCAAGGTACTTTCTTTGATGGTCCTTCAATATCTCTCTCCGGCAAATAATCAAAAACCAGATCATTCTTAACAATTTTTAGGATTATCCTTAACAATGACACTTTAGCAATTTGCAGAAAACGTGTAAATCACCCGCATCTTTACTTTGTCTGAAAGAGGCGGGTGACAGGAGACAGTATTGAGGAAAGCGCCAGAGGGCTACGCCAGGCGGCGCGCGCCGGAACGGTCGCGGAAATCTCTGGGCGTGACGCCCGTGCAGCGCCGAAAGAAACGGGAAAAGTAGGTGGCATCACTAAAGCCAAGGTAGTCGGAGACCTGACTGACCGTCATGCTGGTATAACGCAGGCTGCGCTTCGCTTCCAGTAGCAGACGCTGATGCAGCACGCTTAGCGCACTGCATCCATGATATTCACGGCACAGGGTATTAAGATGGGCGCCGGACAGGCCAATCTGGCTGGCATAATGGGCAACTGGTAGATGTTCCCGATAGTGGAGTTCGACCAGTTGGTTAAAACGCCGGATAGCCGCACGCCGCCGCTCCAGCCGGTCACTCACCGCCTTACGCGGCGCGCCCTGACGATTAAGCCAGACCAGCAGAGTGCCGAGCAGCGAGTGGATCATCATATCCCGGGCGTCATGATCCGCCCGATATTCATGCTGTAGCGTCTCAAATAACGCATTAATCCGACTACTGGACGCCCCCGGCTTCATACAGGCCGCCTGGTTCAGCACCTGCAACGGACGACCAAACTGCTGCTCAAAGCGCGCTACCAGCGGCGCCGCCAACGATAGAGAAAATCCCTGCGTCCCCGGCGCAAAGCGAAAACCATGCACGCACAGGGCCGGAACCACCTGCAGACAGGGCTCGCTGTAGCGCCGGACCACATCTTCAATCTCGATCTCCACCTCCCCCTTATGCATATAAAGCAGCTGTATAAGATCGGTATGCTGATGGGTACGAATATGCCACTCATGTAGCCTGCTACGGCTACGAATAGACTCACAGTGCAGCAGATCCGGCGTTGGCCAGTGCAGGCGTTCGCCATAGAGCTTAAAGATTGGAATATGCCGCGCCAGGGTCATTACGCCTCCTGTGGTTTATGGCCCGGCCAGCCCCGGGAACCAAAGCGATCGTAAGGTTTCGGCCAGGATGCCTTTTCACCCATGGCGATCGCGGCATGGATCGGCCAGTGAGGATCGTCAAGAATAGCGCGCCCCACCGCGATCAGATCCGCTTTGCGCTCCTGAAGGATCGCATCGGCCTGCTTCGCTTCATAGATCATGCCTACCGTAATGACGATCGCATCAGGCAGCGCCGCTTTTACCGCTGCGGCAAAGGGTACCATATAGCCCTGCTGCCCGGCGGGCGGTGTCTCGTTATAAACGTTATATCCCCCGGAAACGCTCAGATAGTCATATCCCAGACGATGCAGCTCCCGGGCAAACTGAACGGCTTCTGCCAGTTCCAGCCCTCCATCAGCAAATTCGCCACCGTTAAAGCGTACGCCTAACGGCAGCGAAGCTGGCCAGATCTCGCGCAGCGCCTGGGCCACCCGCAGTGGAAAGCGCATCCGGTTTTCCGGACTGCCGCCATAATCATCGCGACGCTGGTTACTGAGCGGCGACAAAAACTGGCTCAGCAGATAGCCGTTAGCCGCCAGCAGTTCCGCAAAATCCACGCCCGCTTCCAGCGCCCGCCTGGCGGCACTGATAAAGGCCTGAAGAATGCGATCCATCCCGGGCTCATCCAGCGCTTCTGGTACGGGCCATCCCGGCCGCCACGGGACAGCGGAAGGAGCGACCGTATGCCATCCTCCCTGTTCGCTGCCGAGCGGGGCGCCGTGCTCGATCCACGGCGGGCTGGTGCCTGCCTTGCGCCCGGCGTGATTAAGCTGCACGCCGATGGGAGTATCACTGTAAGTACGAATATCGGTCAGTAACTTCTGTAACGCCCGCGCCTGGGTATCGTTCCATAAACCCAGGCAGTGCGGCGTAATCCGGCCATCCGGCGTCACGCCCAGCGCCTCGCTAATCACCATACTGGCGCCGGAAATCGCCAGACTACCGATATGCCGCGCGTGCCACGGCGCCACCACGCCATCGCTCCCTGCGGAATATTGCGACATGGGCGGAACCACAATGCGATTTTTCAGCGTCAGCGGCCCGACCTTAAGCGGGCTGAATAACAGGGACATAATCACCTCCGGACTCAGGAAACCTGATGTTGCGGCCCTCCTGCGGTGCACACCCCACCGGAACCGACGGCAATATGCCAGAAGCTGCCGCATGCTGTGGGGATGCTCCGGTGACAAAGCCCCCCACTAAGAGTTTAATGGGGTGGCCGAATTCCTGCTCAATAAGCTGGGGCCTTTATTCTCCGTCAGCGTACCTCTTCATACGGCAGGCCGACATAATTTTCCGCAATGGTGGTCAGCCCGGCCCGGGAGGTCAGGTAATATTCGCGTTCCGCCTGTTGGATCCGGCGCTCGAAGCCGCTCTGCCCGCTGAATTCATGTAGCAGGCCGGTCATAAACCAGCTAAAGCGCTCCCCTTTCCACACCCGGCGTAACGCCAGTTCCGAATAGCGTTCCAGCAGATCGGTTCGCCCTTCGTGATATACCTTGCTGAGAATGCGCCACAGGTAATTGACGTCCGACGCGGCCAGGTTAAGGCCCTTGGCGCCGGTCGGCGGCACGATGTGTGCCGCATCCCCCACCAGAAACAGACGCCCGTACTGCATGGGCTCCGCCACAAAGCTGCGCAGCGGTGCGATGCTTTTTTCCAGCGACGGTCCGGTCTGCAACCCGGCGGTCAGTTGGGCGGGCAGGCGCTGCTCCAGCTCATCCCAGAAGCGGGCGTCCGACCACTGCTCCACCTTTTCGCTAAGCGGCACCTGAAGGTAGTAACGGCTTCGGGTCAACGAGCGCTGACTGCACAGTACAAAACCACGGGAATGATGCGCGTAGATCAACTCGTGATGCAAAGGCGGCGTGTCCGCCAGCAGCCCCAGCCAGCCGAAGGAATATGCGCGCTCATACTCGCGCAGCACCGTTTTGGGAATCGCCTGGCGCGATACGCCGTGAAAGCCGTCGCAGCCCGCCACATAGTCGCACTCGATACTGTAACGTTCCCCCGCCTGTTCGAAGGTAACCCGCGGCCTATCGGATTTAAGACTGTGCAGCTCCACCTGGCTGACGCCATAGAACGAGGCGCCCCCTTCCTGCTCCCGCGCCGCCATCAGATCCCGGGTCACTTCGGTCTGTCCATAGACCATCACCGCTTTGCCGCTCAGGGCCTTAAGAGCCACCGGAATACGCTGCCCGTCGAACAGAAATTCCACCCCCTCATGCACCAGTCCTTCGGAATCCATGCGCTGGCTGACGCCTGCTTCACGCAGTAGCTCAACCGTACCGCTTTCCAGAATACCGGCGCGAATACGGCCCAGCACATAGTCGGGGGACTGACGCTCGAGGATGATATTGCTGATTCCGGCAGCTTGCAGCAGCTGGCCAAGCAGTAGTCCGGACGGACCCGCGCCAACGATAACGACCTGGGTTTTCATAGGGTACCTCGCAGATGAATTGTTATTTATTTGTTTAATTTGTGTTTTAAAAATGATTGATATTGCATTTTTGATATGACGGAGGGAAAAAAGAAGGCCAGTTTTTCATCAAAACTTGCACTTTTCGAAAATCATCGGGAAATGTGGCGGAGTTCAAACTTCAGGAGTGCGGCGCCAGGCAAAGCCCGGCGCCGGAAATCATTAGCGCTGGACCTGGCGAGTAACCAGAGTCGGGAGCGTCCAGGCGCCACCGGGGCGAATCATCATGCAGCGGCCGGTATCGCCATCCGAACTGGCGACGAAGCGCTGGCCGTTCCAGGTCCAGCTGGAAAAGCGTATACAATCGCCCAGTCCACGTCCCTTCTGATAAAGTTCGAGGCTTCCCTGCTGGTAAGACGTAGCGCCAGTGGTCACCAGCTGCACCGGTTCGTGGTTCTCGTTGTCGATAACAAACCAGATATCGCCGCTGTTATAGGCACCGCGCCAGCAGGATGCCCCCACCAGCCCATAGCGATCGTCCAGCCGGGCGAAATACCAGTGTTCACCCATCCATTCATCGTCGCAATCGCCGCTGGCCTCAATGCGCGATATCAGATTCGGCTTTATCCGCGCGATCTCATCAGCCGTCATGGCGCGACTCTCTTTATCCGCCACCGGCGCTTTCGCGACAACGGTCGCGGGATTCGGCTGCCGTACGCCGGATTCATCTCGCGTACCTGGCCGAATCAGCGCGCCACGGGTACCCACCCTGCCCTGCAAGTCATCCATTTTGAGCAATACCGCGCTGGATCCCGCTCCGGAAAGCGGATACGTACCGCGGGCATCACGAAAACCAATAGCGCTACCGCTATGCAACGCCGCCATAAAGGCGTCGAGCTGGCGCCCATTCATCAGCCAGGCGTCATCATCAGCGGGCTGTAACATTCCGAGTGACTGGTTCGCTACCATCAATTGCGGCGCATCGCCTGCGCTCTGCCCATCTTCTGACTCAGCCAGCCGCACCCGATTGTCCAGCGGCGTACCTGGGCCCGCCTTACGCATCAACAATACGCTGGCAGCCTGCTCTGTCCCTTCCGGCGAATAGCCTGCGGCGCGACAGGTCAGGGTGTTATCGCAGACCAGATCCCAGTCCTTATGGGAAAAGCTGCTGCCATCCGCCGCCACGGCCCGGGCGGCCGACAACGCCAGACAGCACAGCGTAACTAAGCAAAGGTGATTCCTCACGATCATGACAAATTCCTTAATAGCCAGAGTCACTCCCGGACCCGGAAGCGTTTGTCAGTATAGTCGGGCACGGCTTTACTCCCGGCGCTTTCTTTGCCATCATTTAGGAAATGATCATTTTCTAATTTGGGAGCACCATGGGTCAGTCACAGGTTAAAGAGCGTGGACGACCGCGGGAATTCGACACAGACAGCGCCCTGGATCAGGCGATGCTGGTTTTCCGCAACCGGGGCTATCACGCCGCCACGATAGGCGACTTAAGCACCGCTATGGGCCTGACTTCGGGCAGTATCTATAAGGCCTTTAAGGATAAGCGTAATCTGTTTATTCAGGTTTTCGCCCGCTATTTGTCACAGCGCAGTGCAGCACTGCAGGCCCGACTGGCGCCTTTTGCCAGCGGCCGGGAGCGTATAGCCGAATGGCTGCGCTTTTATCTGGAATCCGCAGCAGATCTGGAAGGACAGCGCGGCTGTCTGGTGGTAGGCAGCACCGTGGAATCCCAGGCGCTGGATGAAGAACTGGCCGGCCTGGCGCGCCAGGCCGTCATGCGCAACCGGGCATTTATTGGCGAAATGATTCGCGAAGGCCAGCGCGATGGCTCGATCGCAGCCGGTATCGATCCGGCACTGACGGCCGATCTGCTGCTCTGCCTGACTCTGGGAATGCGCGTTATGGGCAAGGTGACGGAAATTCGCGATGGCAATGCCGCCATCGCTCAGATCATGAAGCTGCTCGACTAAAAATTTTACCCATTTAGGAATTGATCATTTCCTAAATATCACAACGGGAGAAATCACCATGCCAACAAACACGTTAAACAACGGCCCTGCATCGCGCCCGGTGGCGTCGCTTCCCGGCTTTGAACATCGTTACGCTACCGTCGATGGCCTGCGGCTCCACTACGTGGCTGGCGGCAATGAAGAAGGCGCTACCCTGGTGCTGTTCGCCGGTTTTCCGCAAAGCTGGTACGCCTGGCATAAGGTCATGAAAGCGCTGGCCTCACGC
This window encodes:
- the pobA gene encoding 4-hydroxybenzoate 3-monooxygenase; this encodes MKTQVVIVGAGPSGLLLGQLLQAAGISNIILERQSPDYVLGRIRAGILESGTVELLREAGVSQRMDSEGLVHEGVEFLFDGQRIPVALKALSGKAVMVYGQTEVTRDLMAAREQEGGASFYGVSQVELHSLKSDRPRVTFEQAGERYSIECDYVAGCDGFHGVSRQAIPKTVLREYERAYSFGWLGLLADTPPLHHELIYAHHSRGFVLCSQRSLTRSRYYLQVPLSEKVEQWSDARFWDELEQRLPAQLTAGLQTGPSLEKSIAPLRSFVAEPMQYGRLFLVGDAAHIVPPTGAKGLNLAASDVNYLWRILSKVYHEGRTDLLERYSELALRRVWKGERFSWFMTGLLHEFSGQSGFERRIQQAEREYYLTSRAGLTTIAENYVGLPYEEVR
- a CDS encoding NADH:flavin oxidoreductase/NADH oxidase, giving the protein MSLLFSPLKVGPLTLKNRIVVPPMSQYSAGSDGVVAPWHARHIGSLAISGASMVISEALGVTPDGRITPHCLGLWNDTQARALQKLLTDIRTYSDTPIGVQLNHAGRKAGTSPPWIEHGAPLGSEQGGWHTVAPSAVPWRPGWPVPEALDEPGMDRILQAFISAARRALEAGVDFAELLAANGYLLSQFLSPLSNQRRDDYGGSPENRMRFPLRVAQALREIWPASLPLGVRFNGGEFADGGLELAEAVQFARELHRLGYDYLSVSGGYNVYNETPPAGQQGYMVPFAAAVKAALPDAIVITVGMIYEAKQADAILQERKADLIAVGRAILDDPHWPIHAAIAMGEKASWPKPYDRFGSRGWPGHKPQEA
- a CDS encoding TetR/AcrR family transcriptional regulator, which translates into the protein MGQSQVKERGRPREFDTDSALDQAMLVFRNRGYHAATIGDLSTAMGLTSGSIYKAFKDKRNLFIQVFARYLSQRSAALQARLAPFASGRERIAEWLRFYLESAADLEGQRGCLVVGSTVESQALDEELAGLARQAVMRNRAFIGEMIREGQRDGSIAAGIDPALTADLLLCLTLGMRVMGKVTEIRDGNAAIAQIMKLLD
- a CDS encoding DUF1176 domain-containing protein, translated to MIVRNHLCLVTLCCLALSAARAVAADGSSFSHKDWDLVCDNTLTCRAAGYSPEGTEQAASVLLMRKAGPGTPLDNRVRLAESEDGQSAGDAPQLMVANQSLGMLQPADDDAWLMNGRQLDAFMAALHSGSAIGFRDARGTYPLSGAGSSAVLLKMDDLQGRVGTRGALIRPGTRDESGVRQPNPATVVAKAPVADKESRAMTADEIARIKPNLISRIEASGDCDDEWMGEHWYFARLDDRYGLVGASCWRGAYNSGDIWFVIDNENHEPVQLVTTGATSYQQGSLELYQKGRGLGDCIRFSSWTWNGQRFVASSDGDTGRCMMIRPGGAWTLPTLVTRQVQR